The DNA sequence ATCTGGAAATTCCCACGGAAACGGGATTGAAGCTGTTGGCTCCTGAAAAAAACAGGAAAGATATGGATGTGCCTATGGACTATCTGAAAAATCAGATCATCCGTACCAAAGAAGAGAAGAAGATCTTTCGTTCTACGCCAAAGTTTGCTCCGGCAGGGCAGAGTACACAGATGATTATTGGCGCTTCTGGCGAATCCGATATGCATATTATGAAGACTGCCGATCATTATTATACCGAGTACAATTTAAAACGAGTGTATTACTCGGGCTATATTCCCATTTCAAACGACAAGCGCTTGCCTGGGTTAGGATCAGACGTTCCCGTGATTCGCGAAAACCGATTGTACCAATCCGATTGGTTATTGCGATTTTATGGCTTTAAACGGGATGAAATAGTCAATGAACGCCATCCCAATTTGGATCTTGATATTGATCCCAAATTGGGATGGGCTTTACGCAATCTGGATCAGTTTCCGGTAGATATCAATCGTGCACCTTATGAATCTATTGTACGTGTGCCCGGAATCGGCGTTACTTCGGCAAAAAAAATCGTGGCCGCACGGCGGTTTGGCGCTTTGCGAATGGAGCATCTTCAGAAAATTGGTATATCTGCCAATAAAGTGCGGTATTTTATATCCTGCCAGGGTTTTGTGCCTTTGATGTCGGATCGTCCTGCCGAGATGATCAAGCATTATATCTTGGCTGCCTCACATACCAAGTATAAAAAAGTGTTCAATCAACAACTGACTTTATTTTAAGGACTTCTATGCAGCAACGAACTACTTTATCGTATGATGGGAGCTGGGTCGGATTATTGACCGCCATATTCGAAGTGTATGAATATAAGTTTGATGCTGCATCCATCCAGCAAATGGCACAGGCGGATCAGGGGGATCTTTTTGGTGCGCGACACGAGGTGCATACCGATCATGCAAAGGCTGAGCGGGTGAAAAAGGGTGTTATAAATCGCGTCGGTAAGAAGGATTTTCAGGAATTGTATGCCGCTTATCTTTCGGAATTGCAGGGGGTGGAAGATCTTATCTTGCGTTTGGTACGAAATTATCTCGCACCAGATGGAGTAGGTTTGTCACAGAATTATGGGCATGAAGATGTATTGCGCATCAAGCAAATAAACAAATCGGTGTCGCGTGAGCGACACCGATTCAAAGCTTTTGTACGATTCAGAAAGTTGAGCGATGAGCTGTTTTTTGCCAAAATAGACCCTGATTTCAATATTCTGCCGCTCATCATTCCACATTTTAGGGATCGCTATGCGGATCAATCCTGGGTGATTTATGATATCAAACGAGATTATGGCGCCTATTATAATCAATCGGAGGTGGTAGAAATTCACTTAAGTGATCTACCATCCGAGCGCGAAATCATGGAGCGTGGTGAGGACAAGGAAGCTTTGTACGATGAACTATGGAGACGTTACTTCCGAAGTACGAATATCACCGAAAGAAAAAATACAAAACTACATCTCCAGCATGTGCCTAAGCGCTACTGGAAATACCTGAACGAGAAGTTTGACCTATAAGCCGGGATTACCAGCCTTTTATAGCCTGTCCCTTAAAAAGCTCCAATGCTTTCTGTTCCACGGCATTAGACTGGTATGCCTGTAAAAACCTCTTCACTTTGTCTAGATCCTTATTGTCTTCACGTGTTACGATGACATTGACGTAAGGTGAATCCTTGCTTTCTCTGAAAAGTCCTAATTTATCTGGATCCAATCCTGCTTGTGCTGCGAAATTGTTATTGATAATCGCGATCGTTACTTCTTTATCATCCAAAACTTTGGGAAGTTGCGGTGCTTCTAATTCTAAGATACGTAGGTTTTTAGGGTTGGAAGTAATATCAATCACTTTCGGCATAATTCCAGTGTTATCTTTCAGTGTTATTAAACCCTGTTCTTGGAGCATCAACAAGGAACGCCCACCATTGGTAGGGTCGTTCGGGATCGCTACCGTAGCATTTGCCACCAGTTCATCCAAAGACTTAATTTTTTTAGAATAAGCGATAATAGGATATACAAAAGTATTACCAATAACAGCTAGTTGATATCCACGTTGTTTAGACTGCTCCGTTAAATAGGGAACATGCTGAAAGGCATTGGCATCAATATCTCCTGTGCTCAATGCTTCATTAGGCATCACATAGTCATTGAAAGTAACTAGTTCTACTTCTAAGCCGAATTGCTCCTTAGCCACTTTCTTGGCCGTTTCGGCAATTTCTTTTTCCGGTCCCGCTACGATGCCTACACGAATGGTATTTTCATCGGTGGCATTATTCCCACAAGCGACGAAAAGCGCGGATAAGGCAATGTAAAGTAGAGGAGCAATAATATAACGCATAAGATTTTTATTAAGATGAAATAATAATTAACGATGATCAAATTTTTTGGAGATAAAATCTCCACTATATTGGATTAGGATGACCATGATAATGAGTAGGACAAGCACGGCATTCATGATTTGTGCATCATAACCAATGTAACCATATTGGTAACCAATTTGGCCTAATCCACCTGCACCAACGGCACCACCCATAGCAGAATAGCCAACCAATGTGATCAAGGTTACCGTCGCATGATTGATAATAGAGGGTAACGCTTCTGGCAGGAGTACTTTTTTAATGATTTGGAATTGTGTAGCACCCATAGCGCGAGCGGTTTCTACTAAACCGACCGGCAAATCTATCAAACTATTCTCGATTAGTCGAGCGATAAACGGTGCAGCACCAATACTTAGGGGTACCAATGCGGCCTTCAAACCGATAGATGTGCCGACGATGCTTCTGGTAAATGGAATCATCCAGACGATGAGGATGATGAAAGGAATGGATCGGGAAACATTCACCACAAAAGAAGTGACGTTGTGTGCTGTGCGATTCTCCAGCATACCGCCTTTGCGGGAAGCAAAAAGATAAATGCCGGCGGGAAGTCCGAGGCAGAAGCCGAAAAAGCAGGAAACAAATGTCATGGCCAGGGTTTCGCCCGTTCCGGCAATTAATAGATTAATAACTTCGGGAGACATAGCCTATGATTTCGGTGTTAAAATAATGTGTTGCGCAAAATGAAAGGGCTTCTTCTAATTGATCCCCGGAAAGGCGCAGTACGGATGAACTGATTTTCAGTTCTCCGATGGTTTCAATCCGTGCTTCAATAATGGCAACAGCTAAAGAGAATCTGTTTTGTAGTGCCGAAAAAGAATAATCGGTATTGTCGCGAGTCTGTATTCGTACGATTAGATCGTCTGTATCCGTCGTTTTATCTACATGTATATGCGGCTGATAGGCGATGGGTAAGTCTGCCTGAACGGCAGAAGCTACGAATGCAGCCGTATGCCCATGCTCAGGGGCACCAAAAATCTGAGATCGGTCGCCTAATTCTATGATCTTCCCGTCCTTCACCACAGCCACACGATCGCAAATCGCTTTCACGACATGAATCTCATGCGTGATCAGTACGATCGTAATTTGCAGTTTTGCATTAATCGTCTGTAAAAGATTGAGGATGGATTTCGTGGTACCTGGATCCAGGGCACTCGTCGCTTCATCACATAGTAGTAGGGTAGGGTTGTTGGCTAAAGCACGCGCAATAGCTACGCGCTGTTTTTGGCCACCAGAAAGATTGCTAGGATAATCATGCGCTTTATCAGAAAGTCCCACCAATTCTAATAACTCTGTTACACGGGTTTGAATGTCTTTTCTGGAAGTCTGGCTGAGCTCTAAGGGCAAAGCGATATTATCGAAAACAGTGCGGGAAGAAAGTAAGTTGAAATGCTGAAAAATCATTCCAATATGCCGTCTTTCTTGTTGCAGTTGGCGCTCACTTAAGCTGGTAAGCTGTTTGTCTGCTAACCAAATCTCGCCCTTATCTGGCCTTTCCAAGAGATTTAAGCAACGTAAGATCGTGCTTTTTCCGGCTCCGGAACTTCCGATGATACCGAAAATTTCTCCCTTCTTCACAGAGAAAGATACATCATCCAACGCTTGAACTCGTCTCCCTTTACTGGTTGTATATGTTTTGGAAATATGCTTAACGTCAATCATTCTGGGTACACGCTCTAAAAAGTGTCCCAAAAGTACGTAAAAACAATTTATTTTAGTCTACTGAATTTATAGTTTTTCTACCACGCAATGCCATAATCTTCTCCGTGGTTACTACTTCCGCCCCAAAGTGTGCCATGTTTTTCATCAAAATAAATCGCATTGATTGGGCCGCTATTGCGTTCACCAAATTGAATGGAGTAGCCCATAGACTCCAATTGCTTCACCACATCGGCAGGAGTACGTTTATCTAAAAGTAGGCTACCCGGTCTTGGTTTGCGATCGTCTAGCTTCGTGCCGCCCAACGATAGCCATAGCTGGTTGCTATTGATGTTTGCCGCTTCTGCTGCTTGCTGTGGCGTCATACCAAATTCGACCACATTCAAAAAGAATTGTAATAAGTTTTGATCCTGCGTGTCGCCACCCTGCACGGCAAAAGATAAGAAGGGTTTACCCTCTTTCAGCGCCATAGCTGGTGTTAGTGTTACCCGTGGACGCTTACCCGGTTCTACCACGTTAAACGGACTTACCAGAGAATCGAGTACAAAACTTTGCAAGCGCTGGCTCATGCCCACGCCCGTATGGCCGGCAATGAACGCTGGTAGCCAGCCGCCGCTAGGCGTAATTGAAACCACCCAACCTTCGGCATCTGCTGCCTCAATACTGGTAGTGCCCCGAAGCAAACGATCCATATATAAGCTATCCGTGTTTGTTTGATAAGCGGTGGCATCGTGTTTCGGTACGAAATCACCCTGCTCACCTGCTGTTGTATCCGTTAGTTTAAGGCGTTCTTTTAATAAATTGGTATAAGGATTTGTACGATTTTCATAAGGATAGGGATCTCCAGGTTGTACCAATGGATCGTTTTTCTCTGGATCTATACTCGCGGCTCTTGCAGTTCCGTAATCGTCGCTCAGTAAACCATCAATGGGCGTTTTCGGTTGGAATGCGGGATCTCCATAATAAAAATCGCGATCTGCAAAGGCTAGATTCATCGCTTGATATACGGTATGTATATAAGGGGCAGAATTGTACCCCATCCCTTTAAGATCAAACTGTTTTAGAATATTCAATGCTTGCAGCATCGCTGGCCCTTGTGTCCAGGATTGCAATTTGTAGACATCAATCCCCTTATAATTTATTTGTAAGGGTTTCTCCTCTATAGGATGCCAGTTGGCCAAGTCTTCCATCGTGATGAGCCCACCATGCTCCTGACTACCGCGAACAAACTCTGCTGCGATATCTCCGGTATAGAAGCGGTCGTGCGCTGCCATAATGGCTTCCTCGCGGCTCTTTCCAGCCGCCAGCGCATTTTGTTCGGCTTCTACCATTTTCTCCAATGTCTGAAGCAAGTCTTTTTGCACAAAAATTTCTCCTGCTTCAGGTGCTTCCCGGTCTTCTCCTTCGTGTACCAGAAAAACGGCTTTGCTGTAAGGCCATTCTTTGATGCGTGCTTTGCCGCGCTCGATGCTATTGGCAGTCTGCGCCTCTATCGGATAGCCTGCAGCCATTTGCATAGAAGGTTGTAGTACTTCCTTCAGACTTTTAGTGCCATACTTAGCCAGCATATAACATATGCCACCTGGTGTGCCTGGCGTTACGGCTGCCAACGGGCCAAATTCTGGCGGAAACTCATATCCGCGAGATTTAAAAAAGTCAACTGTCGCTCCGGTAGGAGCCACGCCTAATGCATTAATTGCCAGTACTTTTTTGAGCTTCGGATGGTAAATTAGCGCTTGTGTTTCGCCTCCCCAGCTGAGCACATCCCACATGGTACAGGTAGCGCCCAACATGGCACAGGCAGCATCTACGGCATTTCCTCCTTGCTGAAATAATTGTGCTCCCGCTGTCGCGGCTAAAGGTTTGCCGGTAATCGCCATCCAGTTTTTGCCATGTAATGGTGGCTTTTGCGTTTGCTGCGCAAAGGCAAACGAACCACTGATGAAAAAAAGGGCGGATAAGATAGGGCGTGTTTGAGAAAATATGCTTCTAAAGGAGATTTGCATCTTGTTAGTCGTTTTTTGGAGATGCAATATATCGATTTTGTCGAGACGAGGAAAACTCTTGAAGTGTATTATCTGTAATTAATGCATTCTGGCGACCGGCAAAACTTCATGCCAAGCCAAAGAAATGCCAGCGATGATGTCGGAGGCAATCAGGCTTTTGGGATGTGTCGTATGCGCCGCGAGGTCACCGGCCAGACCGTGTACGTAAACTCCGGTAAGGGCAGCATCTTTACTGGAAAATCCCTGCGCCAGTAGCGAAGTGATCATGCCGGCCAATACATCGCCGCTCCCAGCCGTGGCCATACCCCAGTTGCCGGTAGCATTAAAGTGAATCGTTCCATCTGGTACTACTACGGCTGTATTAGCCCCTTTAATCAATACGACAACTTGGTGTGCTTGGGCAAATTTTCGTGTTTTTTCCATTTTATCCCAATCATTTTTCCAAGATCCGATCAGCCGTTGCAATTCTTTCGGGTGTGGTGTTAATATACTTCCGGCAGGCAAGTCCTTGAGACTATTTGGATGTGCGGCTAGCGTGTTGATTGCATCTGCATCTAACACCAGTTTGGGAGGCTTCGGCTTAAGGGATACGTTACGTAAAAATCGAAGAAATGCCTGCTCGGTATCCGCGTGCCTGCCCATTCCCATGCCAATTCCTATCGCAGAGTATTGTTCTGTAGCGTCAGGAAAAGTGGAAAGGTGTTGTAACTCGCTATCCGTTTGCAACATGGCTTCCGGGAAATTTGTTTGGAGAATCGGATGAGCGCAACGGGCGCTGTAAACACTGACCAGGCCACAGCCAGTGCGTAGGGCGGCTTTTGCGCTCAAGTGAATAGCACCGATTTTTCCATAGCTGCCGCCGGCAATCAGCACATGACCAAATGTACCCTTATGCGAAAAGCGACTTGGCATGGAGCATTGTGCTTGAATGGTTTGTAATGTGGTGAAATAATAGGTGCCAGGTGCGGCCGAAAGGGCAGCGGTATCTAATTGTATATCCACGACTTTGAATTCTCCAACGTAAGCCGCGTTTTCCGGTTGAAGAAGCGCCAATTTAGGGCATTGCAAGGTGTAGGTATGATTTGCTTTTACGATGAACATTCCGTTTTCCGATGGCTGATCCGCATATAATCCGGAAGGAATATCTATCGCCAGGATGGGGCGATTTGAATGATTGATCGCGTCGATTACGGGCCGCCATTTCTCCGCCAAAGGACGAGAAAGTCCGATACCGTAAAGTGCATCAATCACGACATCTTCCAATTCAAAATCACACGCGATAACGTCGGTAAAATAGTTCACTTCAACGCGCGCGTCACGCAGACGTTTTTGGTTTTCGATATTATCAGGGCTGTATTTGTCTGTCTCATATAAGTAGATACGAACCTGTCTTCCAGAACTGGATAGTAACCGTCCGAGCGCTAAGCCATCGCCACCATTATTCCCAGTACCGCAAAAGATCACAAAAGAAGTTTCAAACGAAGGGAAATCTTTGGTGATTTGCTGAAACAAGCAATTTGCGGCTCGCTCCATCAGGTCAACAGATCGAATGCCTTGCCGATCTAGGGTAGCCCGATCGGCTGTGCGGATGTCAGAAGCGGACAAGATTTTCATAGCTACGTCGGAGATAATGTTTATTTTCTTTTTTTTAGGAACATGTCTAGTAACCCGTTCGCTATTTTCCCTAATAATTTTGTTCCTTCTCGTGCCAGCGTTCTGCTTGCAGTAGTTTGCGCTGCTTCTAGCGGAGTTTGTCTTCGCGATCGGGAAGAAGAAGAGTTTTTCGAACCAGCAGAAGGTTTCGGCAGTGACTTTTCCATTTGCTCACGCGCTAAATCAGCTTCCTGCTTTTGCTGGCGCTCTTTTATAATTTCAGATGCTGTTCGACGCTCAATACGCTCCTGATACTTTCTCGTAGCATCAGATTCTTCCAAAATCCGCGTGTACGTTTCCGCAGATGAGGCTCCCATAATGGCACGTGCGGGTACTAGGTGTGTCGCTACCACCTCAGTCGGAATACCCTTGTCATTCAACACGGTTATTAATGCTTGTCCAGTTCCCAACGAGGTAAGTATCTTATCAATGGCATAGAAATCTGAGGTAGGATAGGTACGGATCGTTTTACGTAGGTTCTCAGCATCATTGGGTGTAAACGCCCTTAAAGCATGCTGTACTCTGTTGCCGAGCTGACCTAATACACTCTCTGCGATATCTGTTGCCGCTTGCGTACAAAAGAACACGCCTACCCCTTTGGATCTAATTAGCCTAACAATTTGTTCAATCTGACTGAGGAAAGCTTTAGATGCACCATTAAATAGTAAATGAGCTTCATCAAAAAAGAAAACTAACTTGGGTTGATCCAGATCACCCACTTCTGGTAATTTTTTAAATAATTGTGCTAATAGACTTAATAAAAAAGTAGAAAACAAGAGTGGCTGATCCTGTACATCCGCGATATTTAATAACGTGATTACGCCCTTTCCGTCTACTTTTCCGAAAAGGTCTTGAATATCGAATTCTTTTTCTCCAAATAAATGTGACACACCTTGCTGCTCAATGGCAACTATCTTTCGTAAGATGGCTCCAGAACTCGCGCTACTGATGCGGCCATAATCGTCTTTTATTTCTGCGGCACCAGCACCATTCGATAAATAAGAAAGTAGCTTTTTTAAGTCATCAAGATCAACAAGAGGCAAGTCTGTATCTTGTGCATACTTAAATATAGCACTTAGTACGCCGGATTGTGTATCATTGAGATCCAGTATGCGAGCTAATAGCACAGGGCCAAAATCCCCTACAGTCAGCCGCATAGGGGCACCTAACTTGCCGCTCAAGGAAAAGAGCTCGACTGGAAAAGCCGCTGGTTCAAAAGGAACTCCTACTGCAAGTCCTCTTTCTAGCAATGCTTCATTCGTCTTTCCAGGTTCAGCAAGTCCCGATAGGTCACCTTTTACATCCAACATAAATACAGGTACGCCTGCATCAGAAAGTTGTTCAGCTATTAATTGCAAAGTACGTGTTTTTCCTGTTCCTGTAGCCCCTGCAATCAGTCCATGGCGGTTCATCATGCGAAGCGCGAGATTTACTTTTGCTTCAGTCACAATTTCGCCGTTTAAAATACCAGATCCTAATTGTATAAAAGCACCTTTCGGCTTATAAGATGTGGAGACTTTTTCAATAAATTGCTCTCTCATAGCTAAAATTTTGTTGTCTAAAAATAACAAATTAATCTTCATTAAGTGCACGACTTAGATTGCGATACAGAAATCGATTGTTTTATTAGCGGTGATTGCAAAGAGAGCCTATAATGGACCGATACGATTTTGTTGGTGATTCGATCAATCTTCCTGTCGCCAATTTTGCAAGGAACAAGGCAAAAGCCGTTTTTCATCGATTTTAATGTTTACTTTTGAACTTTTAACAGTAATAAGTGTATGCAGCAATTTCAACGTAGAGAACCTCGTGGCGAGAAAAGAGAGTCGAATCAGATGGTGTTTGGTATTCGCGCCGTAATGGAAGCGATTGACAGTGGAAAGGAGATAGAATCCCTTTTTATTCAACGAGGACTGAGCGGAGGATTGCTAATGGAATTGAAGGCATTGCTCAAAGAGCATAACTTGCCATCGCAACAGGTACCTATCGAAAAGTTAAACCGCATTACCGGAAAGAATCATCAGGGTGTAATTGCAGTCATTTCACCAATTACCTATCAACAGATTGAAGATCTGTTGCCCACGATTTATGAAAAAGGCGAAATTCCTTTGTTGTTGATGTTGGACGGCGTTACTGATGTGCGTAATATGGGTGCCATCGCACGTACAGCAGAGTGTGCGGGTGTGCATGCGATCATTGTGCCCAAGAAAGGATCGGCAGAGATTAATCCCGATGCCATCAAGACCTCGGCTGGTGCTTTGTATAAAATCCCGGTTTGTCGCCAGGATTCGTTGGGTAAAGTAGGACGTTTTTTGATTGAGTCGGGAGTGCAGATGGTCGTAAGTACCGAAAAGACAGAAGACTCGATTCACGATGTAGATTACACAGGTCCAACCTGTGTGGTGATGGGTGCAGAAGATGTCGGTGTATCGGATGATCTGATCAGAATATCAGATAAGCTGGCTCGTATTCCGATGTTTGGTGAAATTAAATCCCTGAATGTATCGGTATCTGCGGGTGTGGTAATTTATGAAGCAATTAGACAGCGTGCGTTAAAAGCATAATTAACTTCTCGCAAAATGATCAAAAAATCTTTGTTTCTGATATTCATGTGTTTTGCGTTGCAGTTCGTTGTGGCGCAACAGCGTAATTATGTTATGGCCATTCACGGTGGTGCAGGTACGATTTTGAAGAAAAACTTGACTGACTCTATGGAAGCAGCGTACAAAGATGGACTAAAGCAAGCCTTGCTGGCTGGATATCGGATCTTACAAGAGGAGGGAGGCACCAGTCTGGATGCAGTAGAAGCTGCAGTAAAGGTCTTGGAAGATAACCCCTTGTTTAACGCCGGCAAAGGAGCTGTATTTACCAGTGAAGGCAAAAATGAGTTGGATGCCGCTATTATGGATGGTAAGACGTTGAGCGCCGGTGCAGTTGCTGGTGTAACGAATATAAAAAGTCCGATTCAGGCCGCTCGTGCGGTGATGCAACATTCACCACACGTGATGATGGTAGGAGCGGGTGCGGAGCAATTTGCAAAAGAGCAGGGTTTGGAGATCGTAGATCCCAGCTATTTTTATACCAAGGAGCGTTGGGACGGGTTGCAAAAAGCCAGAGAGTTGGATTCTTTAGCGACGCAATTGGATCATGATGCGCAATCAGGTATTCATGAAGTATATAAAGATTATAAATATGGCACGGTGGGTGCGGTAGCTGTTGATCGTGCTGGAAATCTGGCGGCAGCGACTTCCACAGGTGGCATGACCAATAAGCGTTATGGCCGAGTCGGCGATGCGCCGATCACGGGTGCGGGCAATTATGCGGACAATGCGACTGTGGCAGTTTCCTGTACGGGATGGGGCGAATTTTTTATCCGATCTGTGGCCGCATATGACGTAGCTGCTCGTGTGCAATACGGTGGATTGTCTATCGCGGATGCAGCCGCAGCAGTCATTAAAAAGATTGGCGATATGGGTGGAGACGGTGGACTAATCGCCATCAATAAGCAAGGGGAAGTGGCCATGCCATTCAATACGGCCGGTATGTATCGCGGTGTCATCAAAGCAGATGGTACAATCGAGGTTGAGATTTATAAATAAGAAATTTTAGGTTGCGTCGCTCTGACGTCAGCCAGTTACATTAAATCACATTTTTCATGAAACAACTATATGTTTTATTATTAATGATGCCGTTGCTGGCCATAGGCCAATCAGGTAAACAGAATGTAGAAAAACCTTCTGGGGAAAGTGCGTCTCATGCGGTATTTTTAGAAGATTATCAAAAGCTGAATTCTTTTGATGAAGTCCTCGAAAAATTTGCGGGGCGTACCGTGTATATCGATTTGTGGGCTACCTGGTGTGGCCCTTGCGTTGCGGAGTTTGCTTATAAAGATGGTTTACATGATATTGCTGCCAAGCATGATATTGATATTCTGTATCTTTCTATGGATCAGGATAAAGACGATCAGAAATGGCAGGAATTTATTCAGAAACACGAATTATCTGGCTATCACATGCGGGCTAATAAAGCATTATATAAAGATATCCAGGCAAAGTTCTCGCGCGAATATCAAGGACGTAAAGCATTTGGGATCCCTTATTACATCATCGCAAAAGATGGTGAAGTGGTACTCAAGCAAGCGCCAAGACCTAGTGCTGGTGAACTGTTGTACACTGAATTGATCAACTATAAAAATTAAGATTTTTCGTCGATAACCTACTCGCCGTATGCCCTCCATATTTGCTTCAAACAACCTGCAGAAGCCAACTTATTCGCTGCTTTTAGCAGTTTGCGTAGCGCATTTGTTTAATGACTTATTGCAGTCTGTGATTCCTGCCATCTATCCGCGTTTGGAAGCGAAGTATGATCTAAGCATGGCACAGATTGGGGTCATTACATTATGCTTCCAATTGGCCGCCTCGATTTTCCAACCAGTGGTCGGCGCGTATACCGATAAGCATCCAAAGCCCTATTCTCAAATGGCGGGAATGCTTTTTTCTACTGCAGGAATGATTTCTTTGGCCTATGCGGCCAATTACGAGTGGATATTGATATCCGTAATACTCGTAGGAATTGGCTCTTCGATCTTTCATCCCGAATCCGCGCGCGTAGCCTATATGTCGGCAGGAGGTCGGAGAAGTTTTGCGCAAGCCATGTTTCAGATTGGAGGAAATACCGGGGCGGCTTTAGCGCCGCTCCTGATCGCTTGGATTGTGATCCCGAACGGTCAACACTATATTCTTTGGTTTGCCGTTATTGCGATGGTATCGCAGTTCATCTTGGGATATATTGGACGATGGTACAGCAGGCATTTGCGCTTGGTGCAATCCCGACCTAAAAAAGCGATCTTGCTTCCCGATTTATCTTCTACAAGAATCAACTGGTCCGTAGCGATCTTATTGTTGCTCATATTTTCCAAATATTTCTACACCGCCAGCATTACCAGTTATTTTCAGTTTTACACGATTCAGCGTTTTGATCTCACAGAAGTACAGGCACAGGTGTACCTGTTTTACTTTTTGATTGCTATTGCGGTGGGTTCACTCATAGGAGGTATGTTGGGCGACTACGTGGGGCGAAAGTACATCATCTGGTTTTCGGTATTGGGTGCGGCACCGTTTACCCTGCTCTTGCCCTATGTCGATCTGTTTTGGACTGGTGTGCTTATCGTCGTTATCGGATTGATTATTTCTTCCGCTTTTGCAGCCATACTCGTATTTGCGCAAGAATTACTGCCACGCAAATTGGGCATGGTGTCGGGTTTGTTTTATGGGTTTGCCTTTGGTATGGGTGGATTGGGATCTGCTGTGCTGGGATGGTGGGCAGATCAAACATCGATAAACTTTATCTACCAGGTGTGTTCCTATTTGCCTTTATTTGGCATCGTGGCTTACTTTTTACCTGACATGAAGAAGGTAACTTTCAGACCTTTAGAGACGAATTAGAGCGATCGCATAAACGCAGTAATCTGCTGTATTTCTTCCAGAAAATGCAGGCATCAATTATACCCATAAAAAAGAAGGGTCAACAGCATGCTGTTGACCCTTCTTGGTGTTATTTCTCGAAGATTTAGTACTTGCTTCTAGAAGACGAAGATGAAGGTCTGCGTTTTCCGGAAAAGTCTTTAAATCCTCCTCCTTTGTTATCGTCAGAACGGTAAGAGCGTCCGCCACCTGAGCGACCACCACCACCACCACCATTTCTAGGGCGATCGTTGCTGCGGCCACGACGTTCGCCACCACCACCACCACCTTCACCCGATACTTCGATGCGTACACCACGACCGTTGAAGTCTACATTCTGGAATCCTTGGATTACCTTTTGAACTTCTGCGTCTTGTACTTCGAAGAAAGTGAATACACCTTTAAGATCAATCTTTCCGATATCTTTACCGGAGATACGTGTATTGTTACAGATGTAACCCAACATATCACCACGAGAGAAATCGTCTACCGATCCTAAGTT is a window from the Sphingobacterium sp. lm-10 genome containing:
- a CDS encoding gamma-glutamyltransferase, whose product is MQISFRSIFSQTRPILSALFFISGSFAFAQQTQKPPLHGKNWMAITGKPLAATAGAQLFQQGGNAVDAACAMLGATCTMWDVLSWGGETQALIYHPKLKKVLAINALGVAPTGATVDFFKSRGYEFPPEFGPLAAVTPGTPGGICYMLAKYGTKSLKEVLQPSMQMAAGYPIEAQTANSIERGKARIKEWPYSKAVFLVHEGEDREAPEAGEIFVQKDLLQTLEKMVEAEQNALAAGKSREEAIMAAHDRFYTGDIAAEFVRGSQEHGGLITMEDLANWHPIEEKPLQINYKGIDVYKLQSWTQGPAMLQALNILKQFDLKGMGYNSAPYIHTVYQAMNLAFADRDFYYGDPAFQPKTPIDGLLSDDYGTARAASIDPEKNDPLVQPGDPYPYENRTNPYTNLLKERLKLTDTTAGEQGDFVPKHDATAYQTNTDSLYMDRLLRGTTSIEAADAEGWVVSITPSGGWLPAFIAGHTGVGMSQRLQSFVLDSLVSPFNVVEPGKRPRVTLTPAMALKEGKPFLSFAVQGGDTQDQNLLQFFLNVVEFGMTPQQAAEAANINSNQLWLSLGGTKLDDRKPRPGSLLLDKRTPADVVKQLESMGYSIQFGERNSGPINAIYFDEKHGTLWGGSSNHGEDYGIAW
- a CDS encoding NAD(P)H-hydrate dehydratase is translated as MKILSASDIRTADRATLDRQGIRSVDLMERAANCLFQQITKDFPSFETSFVIFCGTGNNGGDGLALGRLLSSSGRQVRIYLYETDKYSPDNIENQKRLRDARVEVNYFTDVIACDFELEDVVIDALYGIGLSRPLAEKWRPVIDAINHSNRPILAIDIPSGLYADQPSENGMFIVKANHTYTLQCPKLALLQPENAAYVGEFKVVDIQLDTAALSAAPGTYYFTTLQTIQAQCSMPSRFSHKGTFGHVLIAGGSYGKIGAIHLSAKAALRTGCGLVSVYSARCAHPILQTNFPEAMLQTDSELQHLSTFPDATEQYSAIGIGMGMGRHADTEQAFLRFLRNVSLKPKPPKLVLDADAINTLAAHPNSLKDLPAGSILTPHPKELQRLIGSWKNDWDKMEKTRKFAQAHQVVVLIKGANTAVVVPDGTIHFNATGNWGMATAGSGDVLAGMITSLLAQGFSSKDAALTGVYVHGLAGDLAAHTTHPKSLIASDIIAGISLAWHEVLPVARMH
- a CDS encoding helicase HerA-like domain-containing protein gives rise to the protein MREQFIEKVSTSYKPKGAFIQLGSGILNGEIVTEAKVNLALRMMNRHGLIAGATGTGKTRTLQLIAEQLSDAGVPVFMLDVKGDLSGLAEPGKTNEALLERGLAVGVPFEPAAFPVELFSLSGKLGAPMRLTVGDFGPVLLARILDLNDTQSGVLSAIFKYAQDTDLPLVDLDDLKKLLSYLSNGAGAAEIKDDYGRISSASSGAILRKIVAIEQQGVSHLFGEKEFDIQDLFGKVDGKGVITLLNIADVQDQPLLFSTFLLSLLAQLFKKLPEVGDLDQPKLVFFFDEAHLLFNGASKAFLSQIEQIVRLIRSKGVGVFFCTQAATDIAESVLGQLGNRVQHALRAFTPNDAENLRKTIRTYPTSDFYAIDKILTSLGTGQALITVLNDKGIPTEVVATHLVPARAIMGASSAETYTRILEESDATRKYQERIERRTASEIIKERQQKQEADLAREQMEKSLPKPSAGSKNSSSSRSRRQTPLEAAQTTASRTLAREGTKLLGKIANGLLDMFLKKRK
- the rlmB gene encoding 23S rRNA (guanosine(2251)-2'-O)-methyltransferase RlmB, translating into MQQFQRREPRGEKRESNQMVFGIRAVMEAIDSGKEIESLFIQRGLSGGLLMELKALLKEHNLPSQQVPIEKLNRITGKNHQGVIAVISPITYQQIEDLLPTIYEKGEIPLLLMLDGVTDVRNMGAIARTAECAGVHAIIVPKKGSAEINPDAIKTSAGALYKIPVCRQDSLGKVGRFLIESGVQMVVSTEKTEDSIHDVDYTGPTCVVMGAEDVGVSDDLIRISDKLARIPMFGEIKSLNVSVSAGVVIYEAIRQRALKA